Proteins encoded in a region of the Populus nigra chromosome 3, ddPopNigr1.1, whole genome shotgun sequence genome:
- the LOC133688258 gene encoding uncharacterized protein LOC133688258, whose amino-acid sequence MTGKEAMDSAFLFSMSKAFCSPLAVFIQIQGCAICLLLALGWACAAYVRNREIKRIKDSMRAGNSFSFLCHDITELEHSYQTNLPRVTVVMPLKGFGEHNLHNWRSQVTSLYGGPLEFLFVVDSTEDPAYYAVSSLISDFKDSIDARIVVAGLSTTCSQKIHNQLIGVEQMHKDSKYVLFLDDDARLHPGSIGALTAEMEKNPEIFIQTGYPLDLPSGSLGSYCIYEYHMPCSMGFATGGKTFFLWGGCMMMHADDFRYDRCGVVSGLRDGGYSDDMTLAALAGAHKRLITSPPVAVFPHPLSSDLSFSRYWNYLRKQTFVLESYTSKVNWIMNRALFSSHCYLSWGFVVPYLMAMTHVAAALQIYIQGYAREETTFVSNGLLLVTCLAACTFIELFSMWNLTRIEVQLCNMLSPEAPRLSLATYNWVLVFIAMLVDNFLYPISAFRSHFSQSINWSGIRYHLKDGKISKIERSTGPKYTDLAWKKLYGKKGAPPKTSFLGALLRSLEQWRQPKKFDG is encoded by the exons ATGACGGGGAAAGAGGCGATGGATAGTGCCTTCCTCTTCTCCATGAGTAAAGCGTTCTGTAGTCCTCTCGCTGTTTTTATTCAGATCCAG GGATGTGCAATTTGCTTACTTCTGGCTCTTGGGTGGGCTTGTGCTGCCTATGTCAG GAATAGAGAGATCAAACGGATAAAAGATAGTATGAGAGCTGGCAAcagcttttcatttctttgccATGACATTACTGAACTTGAGCACTCTTATCAGACCAATCTGCCTAGGGTTACAGTAGTTATGCCTTTAAAGGGGTTTGGAGAACATAATCTGCACAATTGGAGAAGTCAA GTAACATCTCTTTATGGAGGTCCGCTAGAATTCCTTTTTGTTGTGGACAGTACAGAAGACCCTGCTTACTATGCTGTTTCTAGCTTGATATCAGATTTCAAg GATAGTATCGATGCTAGAATTGTTGTAGCTGGCTTATCAACGACCTGTAGTCAGAAAATTCACAACCAGTTG ATTGGTGTGGAGCAAATGCACAAAGACAGCAAGTATGTATTGTTTTTGGATGATGATGCTAGGCTGCACCCTGGTTCAATTGGTGCCCTAACTGCCGAGATGGAAAAAAATCCTGAG ATATTTATTCAAACTGGCTATCCTCTTGATCTACCTTCTGGGAGCTTAGGAAGTTACTGCATCTATGAATATCACATG CCTTGTTCGATGGGGTTTGCCACTGGTGGAAAAACATTCTTTCTATGGGGTGGTTGCATGATG atGCATGCTGATGATTTTAGGTATGACCGCTGTGGTGTGGTATCTGGTCTTCGAGATGGTGGATATTCAGATGATATGACTCTTGCAGCTTTAGCAG GGGCTCATAAGAGGCTCATTACATCTCCTCCTGTTGCTGTTTTTCCTCACCCCCTTTCTAGTGATCTTAGCTTTTCAAG GTACTGGAATTACTTGAGGAAGCAAACATTTGTTTTAGAATCATATACATCTAAGGTTAACTGGATAATGAACCGtgcattattttcttctcaCTGCTATTTATCATGGGGATTCGTAGTGCCATACTTGATGGCCATGACCCATGTTGCAGCGGCACTGCAAATCTATATCCAAGGATATGCACGTGAGGAAACTACATTTGTTTCTAATG GGTTGTTACTAGTCACCTGCCTAGCTGCATGCACCTTTATAGaacttttttcaatgtggaactTGACGAGGATAGAAGTTCAACTATGCAACATGCTTTCTCCTGAGGCACCCCGACTCTCCCTTGCTACTTATAACTGGGTCCTA GTATTTATTGCAATGCTTGTGGATAACTTCTTATATCCAATATCTGCATTCCGTTCCCATTTTTCTCAGTCTATCAATTGGTCTGGTATCCGGTACCACTTGAAGGATGGAAAGATAAGCAAG ATTGAAAGAAGTACGGGCCCCAAATACACAGACCTAGCGTGGAAAAAATTATATGGGAAGAAGGGAGCTCCTCCCAAAACATCATTTCTTGGTGCTTTGCTTAGAAGTTTGGAACAGTGGCGACAACCTAAGAAATTTGATGGCTAG
- the LOC133689054 gene encoding senescence/dehydration-associated protein At4g35985, chloroplastic-like yields the protein MGFFRHGGPEITLSPKQKNSETKPINQKVLFQFPGCTVYLMDEGEALELAKGKFTIARVLDKSVSIATRIKAGDLQWPLTKDEPVVKLDSLNYLFSLPMMDGGSLSYGVTFSEQCRSSLSSLDSFLSEHSCFSASTATRTKTIDWKQFAPRIEDYNNALAKAIAQGTGQIVKGIFICSNIYSTQVRNVGEMLLTRAAEEENGFKAREINRNTNDGDTNKSRANQSLKRVRNLSKMTENLSKVTLDVVGAATGSVMTPMVNSQAGKKLLASVPGEVLFASLDAVNKILSAAEVAEKQVLSATSIATTRIVTDRLGENAGEIAEDVLATTGHCTNTAWNLIKIRKAINPASYDSTGILRNAGKAKI from the exons ATGGGCTTTTTCCGGCATGGTGGGCCTGAAATCACACTCTCGCCGAAACAGAAGAACTCAGAAACCAAACCTATCAAccaaaaagttctttttcagtttccAGGATGCACAGTTTATCTGATGGATGAAGGAGAAGCTCTAGAACTTGCTAAGGGCAAATTCACGATTGCTCGTGTCTTGGACAAGAGTGTTTCTATTGCTACCAGAATAAAAGCTGGTGATCTCCAGTGGCCACTGACAAAAGATGAGCCAGTTGTGAAGCTTGATTCTCTCaactatttgttttctttaccaATGATGGATGGTGGTTCTCTGAGCTACGGAGTTACTTTTTCAGAGCAGTGTCGTAGCAGTTTGTCCTCGCTTGATTCATTTCTAAGTGAACACTCATGTTTCTCTGCCTCTACAGCAACTAGGACTAAAACTATTGATTGGAAACAGTTTGCTCCTAGAATTGAAGATTATAATAATGCCTTGGCCAAGGCTATTGCTCAGGGTACAGGTCAGATTGTCAAGGGTATCTTCATATGTAGCAACATTTATAGCACTCAG GTTCGCAATGTTGGAGAAATGCTTTTAACTCGTGCTGCAGAGGAGGAAAATGGTTTCAAAGCTCGTGAGATTAACAGAAATACGAATGATGGGGACACAAACAAGAGTAGAGCCAACCAAAGCTTAAAACG CGTGAGAAATTTATCCAAGATGACAGAAAATCTTAGCAAAGTCACACTTGATGTTGTTGGGGCTGCCACTGGATCTGTGATGACACCCATGGTAAATTCCCAGGCAGGAAAGAAACTCCTAGCTTCGGTTCCAGGCGAGGTCCTCTTTGCTTCACTCGATGCTGTTA ATAAGATTCTATCCGCAGCTGAAGTTGCTGAAAAACAAGTTCTTTCTGCAACCTCCATTGCCACCACTAGAATTGTCACTGACAG GTTAGGTGAGAATGCAGGGGAAATTGCAGAGGATGTGCTTGCGACTACTGGCCATTGTACCAACACTGCTTGGAATCTAATCAAGATAAGAAAGGCCATCAATCCAGCATCATATGACTCAACAGGAATACTAAGGAATGCAGGAAAggcaaaaatatag